In the Erinaceus europaeus chromosome 22, mEriEur2.1, whole genome shotgun sequence genome, GGCGTCTGTGGCCCTTCTCACTCTTGGGACGCTTCTTCCCTGTGTCTCCTCGCTCCAGAGAGGAGCTGGGAAGCTCTCAGAATGCCCACCGTACAGGACGGGGGCGCCCAGAGAGGGCTCCTTCAGCACCCAGGCCCACACAGCCCAGCCACCACGCTGCAGCTGGCGCCCTCTCAAATGTACTAGTCACATGTCAGGTGCTTTACCCGGCTGGGAACGGACAAGGCTAGTGCTGGCCTGGGGTGGGCATGTCACGTGGCTGAGTGCGTCCACGGCGACCCGAACTCAGACAGTCTCCAGACAAGGCAGAGCCAGGCTGGCCATCATTCTCCTGCGGCCAGGCAGTCCTGGGAGGCTTCCTGGAGGCAGCTGACTTTGGGGTCGCTGTGAAGCTACTTCTGCAAGACACGGCTCTAGTGCCCATCTTTAGAGAAACAGGACTGGGGTGAGAAGGGGCTGGGGCCCAGCCCCCTCAAAGGAGCACCAAGAGCTTGGAGTGCCAGGCGCCTGGAGAGGGCCACTGGAGCCCCGTCTCCGTGCTCCCCACCAGCCTGACTGACCTTCATGCTGGGCCGCCGGGGGCCGGGCCGCACTCACCCGCTCTCTCACAGGTGATGAAGTGCGTCATTGAAGTCATCTCTGACACGCTCTCCAAGCCCACCCCCATGCCCGTCAGCCAGCACTGTTTTGAGACCCTCCGTGGAGGTATGGCCCGGGTGGGGCAGGGCCGCCCGTGAGgccgggggctggggctggggcgcctGGTGACCGAGCGCGGGGCCCGTGTGGGGCCCgtgggcctgggaggtggagaAGTCACAGCCCAGGTGAGCCCGGGACTTACAGATCCGCAGAACTGGCAGACAGGAGGACGCCCCACTGAATGCTGGGAGGGTGCCCCCCACAGTGGCACTGTCGCTGGACGGTGTGACGAGATTCCTGTATGCAGCAGCAGCTGGGGGAGGTGGTCAATGTCCACATCTGGGTGGGGATTTAAGAGAAaagctggagccaggtggtggtgcgcccagtTGGGTGCACACAGTACCACgctcacagtcccaggttcaagccctggccctacctgcagcttcacaagtggtgaggctatGTCAAAACAATGCCACAGGTCTCCCTTCCTCTGTcagtattctatttatttactggatggagaccgataaatagagaggggtgggagagagagagagacagacagacacctacagacctgcttcaccactcgtgaagcttctcccctgcagggggggaccaggggcttgaacccgggtccttgctcattgtaacacgtgcattcaaccagatgcgccaccgcccaggtctctgtctctgtctccctttctcattccctctcaatttgtctttgtcctaacaagttgaaaaataaataaatattcaaaaaaaaaaacagttggaaatcaacagagagaaaggggaaggaagcacAATGTCTAGAGCCGGAGCAGACGGGGCCGAGGGAAGGAGGTTTGTTTAGCTCCTTTGCTTTTAAAAGAAAGCCATTGTTTTAAGACTtgtccatttacttttttttaaagttttttttttttgttatctttatttattggatagagaaagccagaaattgagggggggtgatagagacagagagacacctgcagccctgctttaccacccgtgaagcttcccccctgcaggtgggaccaggggctcaaacccgggtccttgtgccgccacccggccccatgcATTTACTTTCTGAGCAACATACACAGtgcagggatcgaacccagggccccaGGCGCTCCCCCGCCCACCGCGCGGCCTGCACTGTCTCAGAACCTTGGTCCTTTTTGCCGGGACACCTGTGCTTCTCCATTCCTCCTAGTGAGGGTCTTAGAATGTGGCTGAGACATGaatggggacagagggagagacagggggcaAGGGGTGAGCACAGCTGCTCTGCGTCCTGAGCAGCTTTCCTGCGCGGGGGCTCCGAGGGCGGGAGCTGTGGGTCTGACAGGCACCTCACACGAGCCGTCCTGCAGCCACCCGCCAACACCTCCCCAGCTGGAAGAGCCTGATCCCCGCCGGCCTGCAGGGCCAGCACCCTGGGGCAGAGGTGGCGGCCGGACCCAGGCAGCCCTGCTGGAGCAGACGCGAGGGGCACTTTCTAGGGGGTCTCCAGACCCAGCCTTGCTGCTGCTGACCAGCATCTGTGCTCCCAGACAGACCCCACACACACTTCTgttcttggttttgttttgcttcttttgttgtcACTGAGGTCTTACTGCTCAGGATGAAATCTCAGACGCAGAGAGAGCGAGAACACTCAAGCTGCCCCAGTGTGGcaggggccgggcttgaacctgggtcctgcccagCTGAGCCACTCCGTCAGCCTGAATCCCCATGCCCAGCGGAAAGCACTGGTGGCGAGTGAGCCTGGCCTCACGGTCTCTCCTCTGCTGCAGACGAGCGCATCCTGTCAGTCCTGAGACATCAGAACCTGCTGAAGGAGCTACAAGACCTCGCTCTCCAAGGTACCCCTCCCACCAGGCCCCAGCACCTCGGAGCGAGCGCCAGAGAGCCCGTGTGGCCCTGATCCTCTGGCTGACCCTCCTCAGTTACGGCAGGGGCGACTGGGGTCCTCCGCCCCGTGTGCCCGTCCCTCTGGTATGAGAGACGACTTGTCAAGGCCACACACTGAGCagctctgcccagcccctgctgaGGGGTGCTGCCTGTTGGGACCAGTCTAGATTGCCTCCAAGCACGGGGGTCCTCCTGGGTGCTGCAGGACCCCGCGGGGGCTGCACGGGGCCGGCGCTCTAGGGTCCCGAGTGCCTGGGGTGTGGGTCAGGCTGCCACTCAGCCCATCTGCCAGCCCCAGGCTTCGAGTCCCGTCACCTGCACCTGCCACAGGCTGACCTCTGTGCCTGGGGACGTGGCCCTGCTCCACCTCACTCCCCAGGTTGGGCCCTCAGTGCGTCTCCGCCTGGGTTCCAAAGGGGAGTGAGGGCCAGCCAGCCGGGGGTGGACAGATGCGCTGGGGCCCCCACACTGCGGCCTTGGGGCTGACTGGGCAGCGGGCGGATcacagaggtgggggaggaggccgCCAAACCAGCAAAGAAGCCAGAGGAAAGAGCCTCTGTGGCCCTCCGGCCCTCTCCCACGCACGTACCTCCCGGTTGCCAGGAGCCTGCTCCAGCACCtggcagctgggggctcagggGGCTGCTCTTATTGGCTGAGGCTTGCGCCCTGGGGCCTgcacctggggcctggggcctggatgTTTATTCAAGTAAACAGCCGCCATTCTGCTTCAGTGCCCTTTGCTGTGACAAGTCAGACCCTGACGCCACTCGTGCAAAGCACAGAAGCACCAATTCCTGGGATGATTCTGTGGATGCACTGAGCTCCCTACTGGGGTTCTAGCACAGCCAGGGCCCGagacctcctctctctgccccccacacCTGCTCCCTGTgggtctgggggcctgggggggcAGCAGGTGGGCTTGTCCTCACATCCGGGTGAGATACCGAGTCTGGGGGCCGCCGTGGGCGGGTGCTGCAGGGCCCCGGCAGGGGAGGGGCAGCAGGACTGGCAGCACGTGACCCTGCTCGGTGCGGCCGGGTGACAGGCCAAGGGTGGCGTCTCTGCCCCACCACAGGTGCCAAGGAACGGACACAGCAGAAGCACAGCGGCCTGGAGGAGGCTCTGGGCGCACAGGGCAACCGTGCCCTGTGGAAGGGTCAGTGCTGCCTGTCGGCCAGACGCCCCAACCCCGATTTGAACCCTGACCCAGACACTGCCCATGGCCCTGACCCTGGGAACAGTTCTCAGACTGAGGGTTTCAAGTGTCAACGGGCCCCCTCTTCCCTGTTTttggatggagatggagagaaatggagagggaagaggagacacagcaagagagacagagagagacttgcggccctgattcactgcttgggaaaattccccctgcaggtggggattaggggctgaACACCGGGTccttttttattactatctttctttattggatagacagccagacattgagaggggaggggagaggggggagagagagacacacacctgcagccctgcttcaccaaccgtgaagcttcctcctgcaggtggggaccggggactcaaacccgggtctttgctcaccgtaatgtgtgtgctcgaccaggtgcgccaccaccgggccccttcccttctttatttgactcattgtgttttattttttatgaaagagaggagagcactgcccGGTTGGGTTCATGGTGGTGCCTGGGGCTGAACAGACCTCAGACAGGCAAACTGTGCACCCCAagagctgtgccaccgcccgggccTCAGCCCCCCAAGGCCGctcactcccttcccttcccttccccaagTGGAGAGACCTGAGAGCGGTGGTCTTCTTGCCCCAGGCCCGGCAGCAATGGTGCCGCCACCCTGCCCGTCGCCCATCTGCCCCGCTGGGCTGGTGCCCACGGGCAGGGGGCCTCTGACCCGGCAGGCGAGGCGGGCAGTGTGCGCTCCGGCCCTGCACACTGGGCCTTGGCGGGGCAGCCGGGGCCTCCTTCCAACCCCAGTGCTTCCAGGCGGGAGGTGGCTTGCCTCTCAGGGGCTCGGCCTCAGTCTCCACAAAACGGTCACGGGGTGGGGGACATGTGGGCCATGTGGGCAGCTTCCCAGCCATGGGCCCTCTGGGGGTGGGACTCCAGTCACAGAAAAGACCTGCCAGCAAACCCTGCGAAGTCTGCACACTGgaccctctctccccccttctctctctcctctttccctttctccctctcccttttcctccccctccctccttctctctctctctctctcttcctcctctctccctctctcttttcctaccccccccccccgaccagggctgctgctggggctcagtgccgacactaacccactgctcccagcatccATCTGTGCTCTGTTTTATaggtgagagaaattgagagaggagggggagacagagacagagacacctgcagtcctgtttccccgtttgtgaagcttcccccctgcaggtggggatggggggttcaaacccgggtccttgcgttcGGTCTGGTGTGTTGCTGCCGGCCCCTTGAGGGACCCTCAAGCCAGGGCAGCCCTGCATGGCGGGAGGCCCAGGGACCCGCCCAGCATCACCCGGCAGCCAGCTGGCGCCCCGTCCTCATCTGGACCGTCGGTGGCCTTTCCCCCTCAGGGTCTTTCTTTCTTCGATGTCACCTGCTTAGGAGGTAGATGCACAGCCCGTGCAGCTGTGCCCAGGGCAAGCccaggggtgcagagggtggccTCACACGCCACGGGTGGCCTGGGCCTGGGGAGACCCCGCGTCTGACTCCCGTTTCTGCAGAAGGCCCGGCAGAGGGGCCCAAGGAGGCTGAGAAGAGAGGCGGTGACGGAGACCACGGCAGGGGCGCAGGCGGACCCCAGGTCCCCGCAGAGCCCGCCCCCCGGTCCAGCACGGAGGAGGACAAGCAGGCCCCCAGGGAGGAGGaggccaccaccacccacccgccGCCCAGCCTCCCCGGCCAGAAGCGCCCAGGCCTGCCAGCCAAGGGGGGCGCCAAGGCCCCTTCCCCTGACCTGGCGGACGGGGAGAAGGGTGTGAGGGCTGAAGGGGGGCAGCAGAAAGAGCACCAGGAGGAGGAGGCTGGAGAGAAGGCCGGCTCTGAGGACGAGGGCCCCCCCGCCACCGCCGACCCCCACCCGACCTCTGGCCATAAGGATGGTAGGTCTCCAGGCCCCATGGGGGGCTGCAGGGAGGGAGCCCGTCTTTCATCTGACTTGACCTTGGCAAGACCCCTTGGGGGGGTGGCCGCCATCTTCCCAGAGATGCTAACTGCCCCAGGGTCACACGGCtggctgggggtcagggggagCCCCACCCTGGCTGGCCCGACCCCCAGGCCTCTCCCAGGATCCCATGCAGCCCCTTTCCACCTCCCGTCCTCAgcccagggggtggggaggggcgcaGAGGGCCTGGTTGGCTCCCAgcagaggagcaggagcaggcgGGCCCAGGGTCTCGTTTCTGCTGGGGTTTCGGGCCCCCTTCTCACCCTGTCCCTGTCCACCACCTGCTCCAGGTTGGCCCGGGGACCAGGCCAGGGACGGAGCCGGGAAGATGGGCGCAGAGAAGCTCCCCAGCGGGAAGGAGTGGGAGCGTCCCCGGCAGCAGGAGCCGGGGGCAGGGGCCCCCCAAGGCCTCTTCCAGGGCGGCAGGAAGCTGGGGCAGCTGGCCAAGGAGTGGGCAGACACCAGGCGCTGGAGCAGGCTGGGGCAGCTGGCCGAGGAGCGGACGGCGGGGGCGTACGAGGAGCCCGACCGCTCCATGAAGCTCCCCTTCCAGGCCCCGGCCTACGACCTCCGGGGCCTCGGGCCGCTGCCCCCTCGGGGCTGGGGGCCGTCCTCCCAGGAGGACCACGGGGAGGCCAGCCTGCCCCTCCAGCTGCGTGGCTAcccagaggagaagaaggaggaggagggtagCGCCAACCGCAGGCCCGAGGTGGGTCCAGGGCCCTGGCCCGGGGCTGGGGGGGTCTCCCGCCACCGCACCCCACCCTGCAGCCCCCGACTCCTCCCTGGAACTCCGTCCTCCCTCCCAGGATTTGGGGCTGGAGAGGCCGCCAGGcagggggagcctgggcttgggaGTGGGGGGAGCAGGGTCAGGATAAAGGCAGGAGAGCCCCCTTTGCTGAGGGCGCCCTGGGTGGGCAGCTGGTGTGGAGCCCCTGCGTGTCTGGGATCTTGGGCTTTGGACCAAGAGGTCTGGACACTCGAGGACGGGCAGGGCTGGGCCGCAGTGGCCCCGAGAGCCGTAGGACCTGGCCCAGTTTCCTCCCAGGTCCTGTGGCCATGGGGCCACGCCATGGTCTAGGAGACCTGGATGCGTCACCCCGAGCCTTCGTGGCATCCGGCAGGATGTGCCCTCTGCTCTCTGGGCCGGCATCCCGGGCGGGACACACAGGAGCTTTGAACGTGGGCCACGCAAGGGAAACTGGAAGGGGTGTGGGAGCTACTGGGGGAGTTGGGGTCCCGGGCAGGCTAACAGACCACCAAACAGCAGGAGGTTTGGGGGTGTGCTCCAGACTCAAAGCTcctggttggggggggtcacctgtCTGGAGCCCTGGCCACCCTGGTCGTCCAGGGAGGTGGGTCCTTTCCTCAGGCTCTGCGTCCTCTCTGGACAGCTCTGCACCCAGCAGCTGAAGCTGGAAGCCGGCTTCTACCTGTGCTGGGGGAGGAGCAGGGGTCGGGCAAGGGGTCGCGGGAGAGGTAGCCCACCCGCCCTCACCTGGCTTGAGATGAGGGCCGGGGGCATCTTTGATCCTGTTCCCACTCGGAGCCCGTTTTCACGGAGGTCAATGTCTGTCCAGACTGGGCCTGGTGAGCTGTCCCCCACAGCAACTCCAGATCGAGgccgggggctggggaggggttcCGGAGGTCAAGGCCCAGCGGCTCCCATGCCCCTGGCCGTTGGCCCCACGAGAGGCTGGCAGGAGCCGTGTGGCCGGTGACCTTGCCGCTCTCCCCAGGACCAGGAGCTGGAGAGCCTGTCGGCCATCGAGGCGGAGCTGGAGAAGGTGGCCCGCCAGCTGCAGGCCCTGCGGCAGGGCTGAGGCCCCGCGGTCCCAGAGGCCCCCGGCTCCCTTGAGGGCCTGGCGGCCAGCGGGGGGCTGCCTCCTGGGGGGGTCCTCTGTCCCCTCCGTCCTCCCACCCCGAGAGCCCCTCGAAGGCTGAGCCCCCGACAGGCGGCGCCACAGGGGAACAACCGTAGTTAAGTCCCGGCCTTCTGGTGAGAGTTGAGCACCCAGCTGTATTTACTCTAAAACCAAGGAGGAATAAACCCGCTTGCTCTGGGCTGTCCTGCTCACTGCCTCCCTTGGCCGCGTGACTGGAGGGCTGGGGGGGCTGGGGCCAAGGCACAGGGGGCTCAGGGCCCCAGCTGGAAGCTGTGGGACGGCGAGCAGGTGGCTTTTAC is a window encoding:
- the CHGA gene encoding chromogranin-A isoform X1, with amino-acid sequence MHPAAVLALLLCAGQAFALPVGSPADRGDPEVMKCVIEVISDTLSKPTPMPVSQHCFETLRGDERILSVLRHQNLLKELQDLALQGAKERTQQKHSGLEEALGAQGNRALWKEGPAEGPKEAEKRGGDGDHGRGAGGPQVPAEPAPRSSTEEDKQAPREEEATTTHPPPSLPGQKRPGLPAKGGAKAPSPDLADGEKGVRAEGGQQKEHQEEEAGEKAGSEDEGPPATADPHPTSGHKDGWPGDQARDGAGKMGAEKLPSGKEWERPRQQEPGAGAPQGLFQGGRKLGQLAKEWADTRRWSRLGQLAEERTAGAYEEPDRSMKLPFQAPAYDLRGLGPLPPRGWGPSSQEDHGEASLPLQLRGYPEEKKEEEGSANRRPEDQELESLSAIEAELEKVARQLQALRQG
- the CHGA gene encoding chromogranin-A isoform X3 codes for the protein MHPAAVLALLLCAGQAFALPVGSPADRGDPEVMKCVIEVISDTLSKPTPMPVSQHCFETLRGDERILSVLRHQNLLKELQDLALQEGPAEGPKEAEKRGGDGDHGRGAGGPQVPAEPAPRSSTEEDKQAPREEEATTTHPPPSLPGQKRPGLPAKGGAKAPSPDLADGEKGVRAEGGQQKEHQEEEAGEKAGSEDEGPPATADPHPTSGHKDGWPGDQARDGAGKMGAEKLPSGKEWERPRQQEPGAGAPQGLFQGGRKLGQLAKEWADTRRWSRLGQLAEERTAGAYEEPDRSMKLPFQAPAYDLRGLGPLPPRGWGPSSQEDHGEASLPLQLRGYPEEKKEEEGSANRRPEDQELESLSAIEAELEKVARQLQALRQG
- the CHGA gene encoding chromogranin-A isoform X2, yielding MHPAAVLALLLCAGQAFALPVGSPADRGDPEVMKCVIEVISDTLSKPTPMPVSQHCFETLRGDERILSVLRHQNLLKELQDLALQGAKERTQQKHSGLEEALGAQGNRALWKGPAEGPKEAEKRGGDGDHGRGAGGPQVPAEPAPRSSTEEDKQAPREEEATTTHPPPSLPGQKRPGLPAKGGAKAPSPDLADGEKGVRAEGGQQKEHQEEEAGEKAGSEDEGPPATADPHPTSGHKDGWPGDQARDGAGKMGAEKLPSGKEWERPRQQEPGAGAPQGLFQGGRKLGQLAKEWADTRRWSRLGQLAEERTAGAYEEPDRSMKLPFQAPAYDLRGLGPLPPRGWGPSSQEDHGEASLPLQLRGYPEEKKEEEGSANRRPEDQELESLSAIEAELEKVARQLQALRQG